One window of Nitrospirota bacterium genomic DNA carries:
- a CDS encoding cupin domain-containing protein, whose amino-acid sequence MKTHAPSVRAYRKKDLPLRTLLPGADMWAVGLEKSMLTYFEMEGNTTFPEHSHESEQITMVLEGELTFTVDAGHITLKPGEVIAIPSNVVHSVSTGTAHCRAVDAWSPVRKEYL is encoded by the coding sequence ATGAAAACGCATGCCCCATCGGTGAGGGCTTACCGCAAGAAAGACCTGCCTTTGCGGACTCTCCTGCCGGGCGCTGACATGTGGGCCGTAGGCCTTGAAAAGAGCATGCTGACCTATTTTGAGATGGAGGGGAATACCACCTTTCCGGAACATAGTCATGAATCTGAGCAGATCACCATGGTGCTTGAAGGTGAACTGACCTTTACTGTTGATGCCGGACATATTACGCTAAAGCCGGGCGAGGTGATTGCCATTCCTTCAAATGTCGTGCATTCCGTGTCCACGGGAACTGCCCACTGCAGGGCGGTTGATGCCTGGTCACCCGTGAGAAAGGAATACCTATGA
- a CDS encoding class I SAM-dependent methyltransferase, protein MGNLTSFELDRIAFIGRTYEEYMRIFSLDEALLRQGRILDCPGGASSFAAEAHMKEIRVTACDLLYGLSADHLWEKGKADTALVYQRVSEVPHLFHWDYYRDRDGLMAYRDMALALFMADYQEGCAEGRYVQARLPLLPFADRAFTLVLSSHFLFLYGDRLSPDFHVASLREMLRVCAGEVRIYPLQGLDAKPYPPMDEVLRGLEKEGIDVEMVPVPFEFQRGSKKMLRLRRRAYEKEAL, encoded by the coding sequence ATGGGAAACCTGACTTCGTTTGAACTGGACCGCATCGCCTTCATCGGGCGGACCTATGAAGAATATATGAGGATATTCTCTCTTGACGAAGCACTGCTTCGCCAGGGGAGGATTCTCGACTGCCCCGGGGGCGCATCTTCCTTTGCGGCTGAGGCACACATGAAAGAAATCCGCGTTACCGCCTGCGATCTCCTTTATGGTCTTTCAGCCGATCATCTGTGGGAGAAGGGAAAAGCAGACACGGCGCTCGTATATCAAAGGGTCAGCGAAGTGCCACATCTTTTTCACTGGGATTATTACCGGGACAGAGATGGGCTCATGGCTTATCGAGACATGGCCCTCGCATTGTTTATGGCCGACTATCAGGAGGGATGCGCGGAGGGAAGATATGTCCAGGCCCGATTGCCTCTTCTGCCTTTTGCAGACAGGGCTTTTACGCTTGTCCTGTCGAGTCACTTTCTCTTCCTCTATGGGGACCGGCTGAGTCCGGATTTCCATGTCGCAAGCCTGAGGGAAATGCTTAGGGTTTGTGCCGGAGAAGTCAGGATCTATCCCCTGCAGGGGCTTGATGCAAAACCATACCCCCCTATGGATGAGGTGCTGAGGGGCCTGGAGAAGGAAGGCATCGATGTCGAAATGGTGCCTGTGCCGTTTGAGTTTCAGCGGGGCTCAAAAAAGATGTTGAGGCTGAGACGCCGGGCATACGAAAAGGAGGCATTATGA
- a CDS encoding methyltransferase domain-containing protein, translating into MRWDAERYDRVKAPQIEAGKELTVMAGIREDYSVLDIGCGTGKLTLELSRLASGGEIVGIDPSEEMQRKAEEVSAQAGNIRFIKIAAESMDFIEQFDLAFSNSALQWVKDQPQAIARTHRALKPGGRIAFQLPARNFCREFFAYTEKAIAALKFERFYENMELPWYLPSKEEYERLLLEAGFAAVNVSYRDYAISFDSIGEIMDWWSSAGLRPYLAVLPDKEQGYFSYAVGMQYEQNWTGKKYEFNFRRLFAFAEKEK; encoded by the coding sequence GTGAGATGGGATGCTGAAAGATATGACCGGGTAAAGGCGCCTCAGATCGAGGCCGGGAAGGAGCTGACTGTCATGGCCGGCATACGTGAAGACTATTCGGTGCTTGATATCGGCTGCGGCACCGGCAAGCTCACGCTCGAACTCTCACGCCTTGCATCCGGAGGTGAAATAGTCGGCATCGACCCTTCCGAAGAGATGCAGCGCAAGGCAGAGGAAGTATCGGCGCAAGCCGGCAATATCAGGTTCATAAAAATAGCGGCTGAGTCGATGGATTTTATCGAACAATTCGACCTTGCGTTTTCCAACTCTGCCCTCCAGTGGGTAAAGGACCAGCCGCAGGCCATTGCCAGGACTCACCGGGCGCTGAAACCAGGAGGGAGAATTGCCTTTCAGCTTCCGGCAAGGAATTTCTGCAGAGAGTTCTTTGCGTATACCGAAAAGGCAATCGCAGCTCTGAAATTTGAGCGGTTCTATGAAAATATGGAGTTGCCCTGGTATCTGCCGTCAAAAGAGGAGTATGAGCGCCTCCTGCTTGAAGCCGGCTTCGCAGCGGTCAACGTCTCTTACCGGGACTACGCGATCTCGTTTGATAGCATTGGTGAGATTATGGACTGGTGGTCTTCAGCCGGTTTGCGGCCCTATCTCGCCGTGCTGCCCGATAAAGAGCAGGGATATTTCAGCTATGCAGTCGGAATGCAGTACGAGCAGAACTGGACAGGGAAGAAATATGAGTTCAATTTTCGCAGGCTTTTTGCCTTTGCAGAAAAGGAGAAATAA
- a CDS encoding TetR/AcrR family transcriptional regulator: MNTGHSKKTERRKNEQLARKTAIVKAAREVFFAKGFMSATVDEIADRCGPAKGTIYLYFISKEELYMSVMAEGMQRLRKEFGVLKKRPPGSKEFVESAFMAYYHFFKRNRKYFRIMFLSSQPDMRSRVPEEALRGCMEAALECLGIVRDLVQEGIDARCYRQVDAWAVANILWATINGIIMAYEQDPIYREEIVGMELEQMLLQSLDLAMEGLRLKK; encoded by the coding sequence ATGAATACTGGTCATAGCAAGAAGACAGAGCGGCGGAAGAACGAGCAGTTGGCGCGAAAGACAGCCATTGTTAAGGCTGCGCGTGAGGTATTCTTCGCAAAAGGGTTTATGAGCGCAACGGTCGATGAAATAGCCGACCGGTGCGGGCCTGCAAAAGGGACGATATACCTTTATTTCATAAGCAAGGAAGAGCTCTATATGTCGGTCATGGCTGAGGGGATGCAGAGGCTGAGGAAGGAGTTCGGAGTCCTCAAAAAGCGCCCCCCCGGCAGCAAGGAGTTCGTCGAAAGCGCCTTCATGGCCTATTATCATTTTTTCAAAAGGAACAGAAAATACTTCCGCATCATGTTCCTCAGCAGCCAGCCTGACATGCGCTCACGCGTACCTGAGGAAGCACTCAGAGGTTGCATGGAAGCCGCTCTGGAGTGTCTCGGCATTGTCCGGGACCTCGTGCAGGAGGGCATCGATGCGCGCTGCTACCGGCAGGTAGACGCCTGGGCAGTGGCCAACATCCTCTGGGCCACAATCAACGGGATCATTATGGCCTATGAGCAGGACCCGATCTACCGCGAGGAGATCGTCGGCATGGAACTGGAGCAGATGCTGCTGCAGAGCCTCGACCTTGCTATGGAAGGTCTGAGGCTGAAGAAATAA
- a CDS encoding ABC transporter permease has protein sequence MFWLAWKTLYHEKGRFIVTVAGIVFSTILVLTEVGIYLGMMGSATDIIRHNDADIWIASKNIQSFDFANAFPESRKNRVESLAEVLWAEPLILTWGFLKLANGGQEQVQIVGFNPDKGIGAPWLMIEGQASDVKGGRYMVLDRTSEKRLGSLKPGSLWELSQSRFRLVGVSQDIRSFTTAPVLFMSYAQAQDLPIGWIKPGLTSYILAKLKDGTKKDEIVKALRVLLKDNDVMTKEEFVMRTVKYWTIQTGIGMSFFLTALLGLMIGGAIVGQTIYANTIQHMKEYGTLKAMGARNEEIYKTIFSQALISAAVGYSLGTAVMLMSRHSIEAAGVPMLLSPLLIAALFIIICASCLFSAYFSVRKIKTLDPVMVFRG, from the coding sequence ATGTTCTGGCTGGCATGGAAGACGCTGTACCATGAAAAAGGCAGATTTATTGTCACGGTCGCAGGCATCGTCTTCTCGACCATCCTCGTGCTTACTGAGGTAGGTATCTATCTTGGGATGATGGGCAGCGCAACCGACATCATCCGGCATAACGACGCCGATATCTGGATTGCTTCAAAGAACATCCAGAGCTTCGATTTTGCAAACGCCTTTCCGGAATCAAGAAAAAACCGTGTAGAGTCACTTGCCGAGGTGCTCTGGGCAGAGCCGCTTATCCTTACCTGGGGGTTCTTAAAACTGGCCAATGGCGGACAGGAGCAGGTGCAGATCGTGGGCTTTAATCCTGACAAGGGCATCGGCGCGCCATGGTTGATGATTGAGGGGCAAGCCTCGGATGTAAAAGGCGGAAGGTATATGGTGCTGGATAGAACATCGGAGAAGCGGCTCGGCAGCCTGAAGCCCGGCTCTCTGTGGGAGTTAAGCCAGTCGAGGTTCAGGCTGGTTGGGGTGTCCCAGGACATAAGGAGCTTTACGACCGCGCCAGTACTCTTCATGTCCTATGCGCAGGCGCAGGACCTGCCGATCGGATGGATTAAGCCCGGCCTCACTTCCTATATCCTTGCAAAGCTCAAAGATGGAACAAAAAAGGACGAAATTGTAAAGGCCCTCAGAGTACTTCTTAAAGACAACGATGTAATGACAAAAGAGGAATTTGTGATGCGGACAGTCAAATACTGGACGATCCAGACAGGCATAGGCATGAGCTTTTTTCTTACCGCCCTTCTTGGCCTGATGATCGGCGGGGCCATCGTGGGCCAGACGATCTACGCAAATACCATCCAGCATATGAAGGAATACGGGACACTCAAGGCAATGGGAGCAAGGAATGAGGAGATCTATAAGACCATCTTCAGTCAGGCGCTCATCAGTGCGGCAGTCGGTTACTCGCTGGGGACGGCAGTCATGCTGATGTCGCGCCACTCCATAGAGGCGGCTGGCGTTCCGATGTTGCTGAGCCCGCTGCTTATCGCAGCTCTCTTTATTATTATCTGCGCAAGCTGCCTGTTTTCGGCCTACTTCTCGGTAAGAAAGATCAAGACCCTTGACCCGGTAATGGTCTTCAGGGGGTAA
- a CDS encoding ABC transporter ATP-binding protein, with translation MGTILQLRSVSKTYREGKNEVPAVESVSLDLRRGELLLLMGPSGSGKTTLLSMMGCILRPTAGEIRIDGAVVDHLQEATLPDIRKKHFGFVFQSFNLFPSLTAAENIELLLRMKGYEKKGLRAEALRLLEKVGLSNRTDFYPADLSGGQKQRIAFARALVGDPPIILTDEPTANLDSKRGREVLELLKRHAAEQNRAVAVVSHDPKAEAAADRVIFLEDGRIKE, from the coding sequence ATGGGAACAATCCTTCAACTGCGCAGCGTAAGCAAAACCTATCGCGAGGGAAAAAACGAAGTGCCGGCGGTTGAGTCGGTCTCTCTTGATCTTCGAAGGGGAGAGCTGCTGCTTTTGATGGGGCCTTCCGGCTCGGGCAAGACCACGCTTCTTTCGATGATGGGCTGCATCCTGCGCCCTACTGCTGGCGAGATAAGGATAGACGGTGCAGTCGTAGACCATCTCCAGGAGGCCACACTGCCTGATATCCGGAAAAAGCATTTCGGCTTTGTCTTTCAATCGTTCAATCTCTTCCCCTCCCTTACCGCTGCAGAGAATATCGAACTTCTGCTGAGGATGAAGGGCTATGAAAAGAAGGGGCTCAGGGCCGAGGCACTGAGACTGCTTGAAAAGGTCGGGCTCTCAAACCGGACAGATTTTTATCCTGCAGACCTCAGCGGCGGACAGAAGCAGCGGATCGCCTTTGCCCGGGCTCTTGTGGGAGACCCGCCGATTATACTCACCGATGAGCCGACCGCAAACCTTGATTCAAAACGGGGCAGGGAAGTCCTTGAGCTGCTTAAAAGACATGCTGCAGAGCAGAACAGGGCCGTAGCTGTCGTCAGCCATGACCCCAAGGCAGAGGCTGCTGCTGACAGGGTAATATTTCTTGAAGACGGGAGGATAAAAGAATGA
- a CDS encoding HlyD family secretion protein, producing MKRRLAFIIAMVVIAGMGYLFLSGSDARKEEVKRPLERYAAAEGKVEVLPGFEVELSSELEGRIESFPLREGDNVRKGDLIAMMANSDIKAKLRESEAELSVAGSKLKEIASGAREEEIREAAASLESAKAAMEFEKASRDRHRELFAKGYVHRELLDEKEKNLKVALAAVKKAEETKTLLEKGPKKETLRFYEEEIGRAGAAAQYYRKLLEKTYITAPIAGKVIRKYFQEGESVTKDKALAAVADIAQLRINAEVDETDIGMVHIGDRAEVRSDTFAGEVFRGRVEEISDYAGIRKVKPNDQAKNLDMKVVQVKIRLEEKTSLKPGMTVDVKVLPEKKG from the coding sequence ATGAAGCGCAGATTGGCATTTATCATTGCGATGGTTGTAATAGCCGGTATGGGATATCTTTTTTTATCAGGGTCCGATGCCAGGAAAGAAGAAGTGAAGCGACCGCTTGAGCGGTACGCCGCTGCCGAAGGCAAGGTAGAGGTATTACCGGGCTTCGAGGTGGAGCTCAGCAGTGAACTGGAAGGGAGAATAGAGTCGTTTCCGCTCAGAGAAGGTGATAATGTCCGTAAAGGTGATCTCATCGCCATGATGGCCAACAGTGACATCAAGGCAAAACTCCGGGAGTCAGAGGCAGAACTATCTGTGGCCGGATCAAAGTTGAAGGAGATTGCCTCTGGCGCACGCGAGGAAGAGATCAGGGAGGCTGCCGCGTCTTTGGAAAGCGCAAAGGCTGCCATGGAATTTGAAAAGGCAAGCCGTGACCGTCACAGGGAACTCTTTGCCAAGGGGTATGTCCACAGAGAACTGCTCGACGAAAAGGAGAAGAATCTCAAGGTAGCGTTAGCCGCCGTTAAGAAGGCCGAAGAGACCAAGACCCTGCTTGAGAAGGGGCCGAAGAAAGAGACGCTCAGGTTCTATGAGGAAGAAATTGGCAGGGCCGGAGCGGCAGCGCAGTATTATCGCAAGCTTCTCGAGAAAACCTATATCACCGCTCCGATTGCAGGCAAGGTTATCAGAAAATATTTTCAGGAAGGCGAAAGCGTCACCAAGGACAAGGCCCTTGCCGCGGTCGCTGATATTGCGCAGCTGCGGATCAACGCCGAGGTGGATGAAACCGATATCGGCATGGTCCATATTGGAGATAGGGCAGAAGTCAGATCAGATACCTTTGCCGGCGAGGTTTTCAGAGGCAGGGTAGAGGAGATATCGGATTATGCAGGCATCAGAAAGGTAAAACCGAATGACCAGGCAAAAAATCTCGACATGAAGGTGGTGCAGGTCAAGATCAGGCTTGAGGAGAAGACCTCGCTGAAACCCGGCATGACCGTGGATGTAAAAGTCCTGCCGGAAAAGAAAGGCTGA
- a CDS encoding antitoxin, with translation MKKTARLDKDEMELERSLEKEEWVSDLTKKDKKQYEEYARYSLNKQKRINIRMTERDLKKIQAKAIEEGLPYQSLISMLIHKFNEGKLRIN, from the coding sequence ATGAAAAAAACAGCACGCTTAGATAAAGATGAAATGGAATTGGAAAGATCGCTTGAAAAGGAAGAATGGGTTTCTGATCTAACTAAAAAGGACAAGAAACAATACGAGGAATACGCCCGCTATAGCCTGAACAAGCAAAAACGGATAAATATACGGATGACGGAACGAGACCTGAAAAAAATTCAGGCCAAGGCAATTGAGGAAGGACTGCCGTATCAATCTCTCATATCGATGCTGATTCATAAATTCAATGAAGGAAAATTAAGGATAAATTGA
- a CDS encoding DUF4258 domain-containing protein gives MKFFDWNDEKNELLKKERGVSFEQVELAIASGDLLDRMRHPNPDKYPNQKVFLVRIENYVYSVPYVEDSEKIFLKTIIPNSKETRKYLGGKT, from the coding sequence ATGAAATTCTTCGACTGGAATGATGAAAAGAATGAATTGCTCAAGAAAGAGCGCGGAGTTTCATTTGAACAGGTTGAGCTGGCAATTGCGTCCGGCGATTTGCTTGACCGAATGCGGCATCCCAATCCTGATAAATATCCAAATCAAAAAGTTTTTCTGGTTAGAATCGAAAATTATGTCTATTCCGTGCCGTATGTTGAAGACAGCGAAAAAATATTTTTAAAAACAATAATTCCAAACAGCAAAGAGACAAGGAAATATTTGGGAGGCAAGACATGA
- a CDS encoding stage II sporulation protein M, with protein MKKRYQELGGFIGQSAKYIYAAMTLFSVGILIGYINPDTFKGFLLAFGKMAKGLLHQNMYGLILSIFVKNSISALISILLGAVLGIVPSLAAITNGILIGATIASITKPNAEIELLRLLPHGIFELPAVFAEKIGTHPNLDRRNQNKHLLRHSWE; from the coding sequence ATGAAAAAACGTTACCAAGAATTAGGCGGCTTTATCGGACAGTCTGCAAAGTACATCTATGCTGCTATGACGCTGTTTTCAGTGGGGATCTTGATTGGATATATTAATCCCGATACATTCAAAGGCTTTTTGCTGGCTTTTGGTAAAATGGCCAAGGGGCTTCTCCATCAAAATATGTATGGCTTAATCCTCTCTATTTTTGTTAAAAATAGCATTTCTGCTTTGATTTCTATTTTGTTAGGTGCAGTGCTTGGAATTGTTCCGTCTTTGGCGGCTATTACCAATGGCATATTAATTGGAGCAACAATAGCATCTATAACTAAGCCAAATGCGGAGATAGAGCTACTGAGGCTATTGCCTCATGGCATTTTCGAATTGCCAGCCGTCTTTGCTGAAAAAATAGGGACACATCCCAATTTAGATCGAAGAAATCAGAATAAGCACTTGTTGCGGCATAGCTGGGAATAA
- the pgi gene encoding glucose-6-phosphate isomerase — translation MLEKQNPVKTAAWKELKAHFSVMKDRQMKDLFGEEPNRFQKYSLWFEDMLFDYSKNIMNEETLPLLVNLAREAGVTGAVEKMFSGERINETEDRAALHTALRNRSNTPVVINNKDIMPEVNAVLGQIERFSLKVIDGSWKGYTNKPVTDIVNIGIGGSDLGPVMVTEALMPYRKPHIRTHFVSNIDGSHIAETLKELSPETTLFMIASKTFTTQETMTNAHTARRWFLEAAKDESHIKKHFVAISTNEPEVQKFGIAPENMFVFWDWVGGRYSLWSAIGLSIACSIGFDHFRELLEGGHAMDRHFRETPLDRNIPVILALLGIWYNNFFGTETHALLPYDQYMHRFPAYFQQGDMESSGKSIDRKGREVSYQTGPVIWGEPGTNGQHAFYQLIHQGTKMIPCDFIAPAISHNPLGDHHDILLSNFFAQTEALMKGKTYDEVAAELAASGKSAKEIKRLAPFRVFSGNRPTNSILLKKVTPRTLGSLIAMYEHKIFVQGVIWNIFSFDQWGVELGKVLAKKILAEMQSGSEVTSHDASTNGLINVWKEMRGEGR, via the coding sequence ATGCTTGAAAAGCAGAACCCGGTAAAGACTGCTGCATGGAAAGAGCTGAAGGCGCATTTCAGTGTGATGAAAGACCGGCAGATGAAAGACCTGTTTGGCGAAGAACCCAACCGGTTTCAGAAGTATTCCCTTTGGTTTGAGGATATGCTCTTCGATTACTCGAAAAATATCATGAACGAGGAGACGCTGCCGCTCCTGGTTAATCTTGCCCGTGAAGCCGGCGTTACCGGCGCTGTTGAGAAGATGTTTTCAGGCGAACGGATCAACGAGACTGAAGATCGTGCGGCGCTTCATACCGCGCTTAGAAACCGCTCAAATACACCTGTTGTCATAAACAATAAAGATATCATGCCTGAGGTGAATGCTGTTTTGGGTCAGATCGAACGCTTTTCCTTGAAGGTCATTGACGGATCATGGAAGGGCTATACCAACAAGCCGGTGACCGATATCGTGAACATCGGCATCGGAGGCTCTGACCTGGGCCCGGTCATGGTTACCGAGGCGCTCATGCCGTACCGCAAGCCACATATCAGGACACACTTTGTCTCAAACATTGACGGCAGCCATATTGCTGAGACCCTGAAGGAGCTTTCCCCTGAAACGACCCTTTTTATGATCGCATCGAAGACTTTCACCACGCAGGAGACGATGACCAATGCCCACACGGCACGCAGATGGTTTCTTGAGGCTGCGAAGGATGAATCGCATATAAAAAAGCATTTCGTGGCGATCTCAACCAACGAGCCTGAAGTGCAGAAATTTGGCATAGCGCCTGAAAATATGTTTGTGTTTTGGGACTGGGTCGGCGGCAGATATTCCCTCTGGTCGGCCATCGGGCTTTCGATTGCCTGCTCAATCGGCTTCGACCATTTCCGGGAACTGCTTGAAGGCGGCCATGCCATGGACCGGCATTTCAGGGAGACACCTCTTGACCGGAACATACCGGTAATCCTCGCGCTGCTTGGCATCTGGTATAACAATTTTTTTGGCACAGAGACCCACGCGCTCCTGCCGTATGACCAGTATATGCACAGGTTCCCGGCCTATTTTCAGCAGGGAGATATGGAGAGCAGCGGCAAAAGCATCGACCGGAAGGGAAGGGAGGTATCGTATCAGACCGGGCCGGTGATCTGGGGAGAGCCCGGCACGAACGGCCAGCATGCCTTTTACCAGCTCATTCACCAGGGCACTAAAATGATACCCTGCGATTTTATTGCGCCTGCCATCAGCCATAACCCGTTGGGCGATCATCATGACATACTGCTTTCGAACTTCTTTGCCCAGACCGAGGCGCTCATGAAGGGCAAGACATACGACGAGGTGGCCGCTGAATTGGCTGCCTCAGGCAAGTCCGCAAAAGAGATTAAAAGGCTCGCGCCTTTCAGGGTTTTTAGCGGCAACCGGCCTACCAATTCGATTCTTCTGAAGAAGGTCACGCCCAGAACGCTCGGCAGCCTGATTGCGATGTACGAGCATAAGATCTTTGTTCAGGGCGTAATCTGGAACATCTTCAGCTTTGATCAGTGGGGCGTTGAACTCGGCAAGGTGCTCGCAAAGAAGATACTTGCGGAGATGCAGAGCGGTTCTGAGGTCACCTCCCACGACGCATCAACCAACGGCCTGATCAATGTCTGGAAAGAGATGAGAGGAGAGGGCAGATAG
- a CDS encoding RNB domain-containing ribonuclease translates to MEHTEHSERQHRIILKRIAHRVMLEKGLLPEFSKEAEEQLAAITAPAAADYDQARNLRDLLWASIDNDDSRDLDQLTVAEKMPDGGTKLLIAVADVDAIIKVGSAIDAHAKHNTTSVYTDAEIFPMLPEKLCTDLSSLNFHEDRLAIVIEITISGDGTLKSSDLYRATVRNKAKLAYNSVAAWLEGDGPLPEAAAAVEGLAENLQLQDQAAQKMKAYRHEHGALNFETIQTRALFDNDEIRDLEERRRNRAMDIIEDFMVAANGVTARYLGSKKFPSLRRVVRIPKRWERIVEVAAEHDYTLPQRPDSKALEQFLVKAKADDPLRFPDLSLTIIKLMGAGEYVAEFPGQTAPGHFGLAVKDYSHSTAPNRRYPDLITHRLLKAALSAEAVPYQKEDLEALAQHCTEQEDAANKVERQVGKSAAALLLESRVGEKFDAIVTGAADKGTWVRIFHPPVEGKLMEGFKGVDVGDKIRVQLVRTDVDRGFIDFRKVRGR, encoded by the coding sequence ATGGAACATACAGAACATTCAGAGAGGCAACACCGCATTATTCTGAAGAGGATTGCCCACCGGGTGATGCTTGAGAAGGGGCTTCTTCCTGAATTCTCGAAAGAAGCAGAAGAACAGCTTGCGGCCATCACCGCACCAGCAGCGGCTGACTATGATCAGGCCCGGAACCTCAGAGACCTTCTTTGGGCCTCTATTGACAATGACGATTCCCGTGACCTTGACCAGCTTACGGTTGCCGAAAAGATGCCGGATGGAGGCACCAAACTCCTGATCGCCGTGGCTGATGTGGACGCTATCATCAAAGTCGGCTCAGCCATTGATGCGCATGCAAAGCATAACACCACCTCTGTGTATACTGATGCCGAGATATTCCCGATGCTCCCTGAGAAGCTTTGTACTGACCTTTCCTCCCTGAACTTTCATGAGGACAGGCTTGCGATTGTGATCGAGATCACTATTTCGGGCGACGGGACACTCAAATCATCTGACCTCTATCGTGCAACGGTCAGGAACAAGGCAAAACTCGCGTATAACAGTGTTGCTGCCTGGCTGGAGGGTGACGGCCCTTTGCCTGAGGCCGCTGCAGCGGTTGAAGGTCTTGCGGAAAATCTTCAGTTGCAGGATCAGGCAGCGCAGAAGATGAAGGCATACCGGCATGAACATGGCGCATTGAACTTCGAGACCATCCAGACCCGGGCATTATTTGACAATGATGAGATACGGGACCTCGAAGAACGCAGGCGAAACCGTGCCATGGATATTATCGAAGATTTCATGGTTGCGGCAAACGGCGTAACGGCGCGGTATCTTGGCTCCAAAAAGTTTCCTTCCCTGCGGCGTGTTGTCCGTATTCCCAAGAGATGGGAGCGGATCGTTGAGGTTGCTGCTGAGCATGATTACACGCTTCCCCAAAGGCCGGATTCAAAGGCGCTTGAGCAGTTTCTGGTGAAGGCAAAGGCTGACGACCCTCTGAGGTTTCCGGACCTTTCACTCACCATCATCAAACTGATGGGTGCCGGCGAATATGTTGCCGAATTTCCCGGTCAGACTGCTCCCGGCCACTTTGGACTGGCAGTTAAGGACTATTCCCATTCTACCGCTCCCAATCGTCGTTATCCAGATCTGATAACCCACCGGCTTCTGAAGGCTGCCTTGTCAGCGGAAGCGGTCCCTTATCAGAAAGAGGATCTTGAGGCATTGGCTCAGCACTGCACAGAGCAGGAGGATGCTGCCAACAAGGTGGAGCGGCAGGTAGGCAAGTCGGCTGCCGCACTTCTGCTGGAATCAAGGGTCGGGGAAAAGTTCGATGCGATTGTGACGGGCGCTGCTGACAAGGGAACATGGGTACGCATATTCCATCCGCCTGTGGAGGGTAAGCTGATGGAGGGGTTTAAAGGCGTGGATGTAGGAGACAAGATTCGGGTGCAACTTGTGCGCACGGATGTTGACCGGGGCTTCATAGATTTCAGAAAAGTCAGGGGGAGGTAG